One Coccinella septempunctata chromosome 1, icCocSept1.1, whole genome shotgun sequence DNA window includes the following coding sequences:
- the LOC123318296 gene encoding uncharacterized protein LOC123318296, translating to MARVSLSPVAGTSLSDRDEVGSEVGALKTDESRLMMLVRAEVSTMRNDIRELKNSVTFFSDKITDFESKLTKLDDVFKLANQIRAENELLKKEISNIHFRLDTVEQNSRINNLEITDIPETKNENLNSIVGRIGEYVGIVVDPSAVSSVVRVPTKIMDKPKNIVVKFVSKLKRDELLSAIKVKRNNEGKNGFKIDGLSNRFFVNEHLTTRKGKRLQIRVDPKWKHPDEKN from the exons ATGGCTCGCGTGTCCCTCTCGCCTGTAGCAGGAACTTCCCTCTCCGATCGAGACGAGGTTGGGAGCGAGGTTGGTGCGCTGAAGACCGACGAATCGCGCTTAATGATGTTGGTGAGAGCCGAGGTATCTACTATGAGGAATGACATCAGGGAACTGAAAAATTCCGTAACTTTTTTTTCCGACAAAATCACCGATTTCGAAAGCAAGTTGACCAAGTTAGATGATGTCTTTAAGCTCGCTAATCAAATAAGGGCTGAAAATGAGCTCCTAAAGAAGGAAATATCCAATATACATTTCAGATTGGACACAGTTGAACAAAATTCGAGAATTAATAATTTGGAAATTACAGATATaccagaaacaaagaatgaaaatttaaacagtATTGTGGGGAGGATCGGCGAGTACGTGGGCATAGTAGTGGACCCTTCTGCAGTGTCTTCTGTGGTTCGAGTACCCACAAAAATTATGGATAAGCCGAAAAATATAGTCGTCAAGTTTGTTTCCAAATTGAAGAGGGATGAATTGTTGTCCGCAATTAAAGTGAAAAGAAATAATGAGGGTAAAAATGGATTCAAAATAGATGGACTGTCAAATAGATTTTTTGTAAACGAACATCTCACTAccagaaa AGGAAAAAGGTTACAAATACGTGTGGACCCAAAATGGAAACATCCTGATGAGAAAAACTGA